The segment AAACCAAAAGCAAGGCTTTAACAGACAGTGGAGCCTTCATGCAGACTGTGCTGACAGGCCGTCTTTCTCAGAAGGCTTTCAGAGTTTATCCTTAGACAGGGAGAGGTCCTACAGAGGAAGAGTTGACAGAGGCGACAGCTTTGACAAAGCTTCTGTCTGTAGTAGTAATAATTCAAACAACAAGAGTGCCCCTACGTTTCAGCCACCCGACATCCGAGAGCAAGTTTTGCAAGCCTTGGCAGATTTGAGCCCCGGTGAGAAGCTACAAGCAAAGTGTTTGGCCAAAACGCTGCGGTGCCCCAAAAAGTTTATCAACCAGGCCCTTTACGGTCTCGAGCGTGATAAGAAAGCTTCAAAACACGGTGAAAGTCCTCCAGAGTGGACTGTCTACGTAGAACCACAGGAAGAACCGGAAAGTAGAGATTCTGATCCGGAAAGCCCACGTTCCCTACCGAGGGAACATTCTGTGGAGTCACAGGAAAGGCCTTCAGAAGAAGATTGCTCTCACTTCCTGTCTGTGAAGGAGGAGGACGTTGTCATCGCGGCTGAGATCCAGCAAGTTGAAGCGAAGGGTCCTGAGGGCGACAAAGAAGAAGATTACTACGTAGAATCCGATTCACACTCCTCTTCCTCAGAATCATCTGAGTCATATCGGCAACATTCCCAGTCCCAAACCCAACAGCCCAGTATCAACAGCAGCAGTAACGAAGAGCTTGACCTAGACCTTGACGAGAGCGACATGGCGGACTGCGGCAGTAATCAGAAGGAGTTGATCCTGCAGTATCTGCTGGAGGCAGGGGAGGCCACGGCCCTGGTGATCTCCAAGAACCTGGGCCTGAGGGGCGCCAAGCAGGTCAACCCCACCCTGTACGCCATGGAGAAGCAGGGCGACGTGAGCCGCAACGCAGAGGTGACCCCTCACATCTGGGAGCTATCTGTCCATCgcagggagaggatggagaggagcctCAAGGCCGAGCGCAGCGCCCCTGCAAAGGTCGAAGGAATGGGGTCCGGATTCCAGGCGGTGCCACCCGGATTGGAGTGTCTGGAGGCCAACGCTGAGGCGGTAGGTGGACACTCTCACACAGCGAGGGGGGGGTGGGGTTGGGGAATTCATGGACGTCTTCCTGAATTTGGGAGACCCCCTCCCTCACTTGGAGCCCGTCTCCTACGAAGAGTTGGAAGGGGAGGATGAGTGTGGCAGTTACCCTAGTAACATAATGTTGGTTGTAACATTGAGGGGTGAACATAGCTCTGTAGATTCCGAGCTGAGAATGCCAGGTCTGGAGCCCTTCACCCCGCCTGACACCGATCCCACTGACCCTCCAACTTCTGCTCCACTTCTTTCTTTCCTTACctacttcctcctcttcatccctctATCAGGAGGATGAGTCGAACGGAGGGCAGTGGGCGACCGACGATATCCCCGAATTCCTCAACGCCATCAGCCGGGATGGAGGGGGGACAGTAGCAGTCTCCCTGGCAGCGCCCCCACCTCAGAACCTCCGTGCCAAGCTCCAGGAGGTGAGGACCAAGAACCCCGTCAGCGGCCTGATGGAGTTTGCCCAGTACCAGGGACACAATTGCGAGTTCCTGCTCCTCGACCAATCAGGGCCCTCACATGACCCCAGGTCAGTGATGTCATAATGTTCCCAACCAATCATGGTTGGCCGTTGCTGGTATGTCTAAGAGGAAACTAGCTGATTGATTTAGCAAATTCATGAAAAAAATTGCATGAGAAAGTGTGACGAAGAAATATCAAAAAATGTGTTGTCCCTGCTCTTTCTCGCTACCTCACTCCCTTGTATTTTTCTCCCTCTCAGATTCCGTATGCAGGTCATGTTGGACGGCAGGTTGTTTCCTGTTGCTGAGGCATCTAATAAAAAGGTGGCTAAGAAAGATGCTGCCGCAGCAACCCTGAGGATTCTGCTGCgtgagatagaggggggaggggcagaggaggggCTCACTGCAGGGGTGGACCAGGCCATGGACCCCACCTCTGACGTCCCTGTAAGTctgaagtgtgtttgtgtgtgtgtggttagtaaTAATCAATGTGCTCTGTTGTGGTTGATTGTGTTCTAAAGGGCAAAGATTTATGTCTCTTTTTCAATCCTTTTataactctctgctctctccctccctcgctgtctcgctctccctcttgatctccctctctgtcaggAGGTAGTGGAGGGTCCGCCCCAGGCCCTGTCCCGTTCCCTGCCGGGGGGTAAGAACCCCGTGTCCATGCTGATGGAGTACAGTCAGCGCACTGGAAACCCCATCGAGTTCATCAACACTGGACAGGAGGGCCCACCTCACGACCCACGGTATCCATCTGTCTACATCCTTCTCATCAGGGATGGGGTCAATTCGAAATGAAGTCAGTCAATTTAGGAAATAAACTGACATTCCAATTCAATAATTGAAAAAATAGCATCCATTTCCAATGATTTCTCTATAAACTGAAAAGGAGAAGCTATTTATTTCAAGTTTTTCCATTTTTGAATTTAAattcaaatcacttcctgaattgagtgACTTCAATtcgaattgagcccaaccctgcttCTCATTTTTCTCTCCCTGGTTCTCTCTTCTATAGATAAATGAATCTTTAGGAAGGTGGGCCtgccctcacctctctccctcggGAGCAGTTCTGTATGTCCTGGATGACTTTGATACTGCAGCAGTCTGCTGACTGGATGATACAACagcacctctgtctctctctgcatatAACCTTCCCCTAGGCACCTACAGTACTGTCCCGCAGTAATCTGATACTGGGAAGTGTGACCATCTttgtccctctctttccctcctcttcctGAGTGCTGTAGTCTCTGTGAAGCAGATTCACAGCTCAACTCTGATGCCCCCATGTGGTTAGAGAGGAATGTCCTCTTACCTCTCACCGATGTATGTTTAGGATGTATAAGTTAGTCTCTGCTCCCTCCTCCTCAGGTTCATGTTCAGGGTGAAGATAGGGGAAAGCCTGTGTGCTGAGAGCTCAGCACCCAGTAAGAAGGCTGCCAGGCAGCTGGCTGCAGAGGAGGCAGTCAAGGAGTTAATGGCCGACGGGAGACTGCAGCTCAACAAGGTGAGTAAAGGACTCAAACATGGGACTGAAAGACGTTTAAACTAAATGGATGGGTCCCTGAAAAATACACTACCCCATCTATTTAGGATTTAGGCTTgacaagctagctagctgtttagCTATGGACTGGCAGAATGTCATAAGACACAGGCATGTGGCCTTCTCTCATTGTGCCTCCGGGCCGTGATTCTAAGAAAAGATCCTCCGAACACTAAGAtcactcttccctcctcctctcctccatcttttcACTGCCTTATCTCtcttctccctcgctctccattaCCCCGTCCTCTCCAGCCCCAGTTTcccctgtgtctgtctggtgaTGAAGGGGGCTTCATGCCCGCTTGCCCCTCCCTGCCCCCGCTGACAGAGGAGGAGCTGCGTTCTGCCCACGAGGCGGGGGTTGGTGACCTCATCAGCCACCTAAACAACAACGCCGTGTCAGGCCTGCTGGAGTACGCCCGGGCCAGGGGCTTCGCTGCAGAGATACGACTGGTCGGGCAGTCAGGACCACCGCACGAGCCCAAGTCAGTACACACATTCTTGCCCACATACACTAACATACACACTCTAAAGGGTCATTCAGAGTCCACAGCTGCAGAGCTGTGGTAGTCTGGCGGTCCATTGTGACATATATAACACTATGAAAGCTAACGGTTGAATATTGTAAAACGCGGCTGTGCAAACATGGATGTTTAACTCTTCTCTCTCAGGTTTACCTACCAGGCTAAGCTAGGGGGGCGCTGGTTCCCTCCTGTCTGTGCTTCCAATAAGAAGCAAGGGAAACAGGAAGCAGCTGATGCAGCTCTGAGGGTTCTGATTGGAGAGGCAGAGAAGGCTGCCCGCACCGGGGAACTGACCCCTGCAGAGGTCAATTTACCTCTATTACTATAGTACTTTTTAAAACTCTGGGTCAGGACCCACACTGGGCTTTGGGTGTGTTAGAGGTGGGTCGGGAGTGAGGAGAATCACACACTATTTCCTCTTCATTTGGGTTGCTGGGAGATTATTTTGGGTCACGGGAGGACAGTGATTTTCTCATTGGGTCTCGGGCTAAAAAAGTTGAATGCCTGCTATACTATGAATACACTGTTAATACTGTGATTCTGCTAGAACCTACTTCTGTGACTGGTGGGCCGTCCATAACCTGTTATTGTTTCTGTCTCTAGCTGCCACTGAGTGGTGGGACAATCCATGACCAGATCGCCATGTTGAGTCACCAGCGCTTCAACGCCCTCACCACACGCATACAGCACAGTCTTCTGGGAAGGAAGATCCTCGCCACCATCGTCATGAAGAGGGGGGAAGGGCTGGGGACCGTGGTCAGCCTGGGAACAGGTACCTGCCGTGTGTGTGTACGCGAGAGAAAATAACAAGCCTTTTGGGATGATTTTTGTCTCAACCTGTTGAGATAAAATAAATTTATTTATGTTTGTTTTTCTCCTCAGGAAATCGCTGTGTTAAAGGGGAGGAGCTGAGTCTTAAAGGGGACACCGTTAATGACTGCCACGCAGAAATCATCTCCAGAAGAGGATTTATCAGGTAGGAAGTTACTGCTGCTCATTCATCTTCCATTCTGTCCTTTTATATAACCACTCTTTTCCCCTTCCTCCTTTGCTCTTCGTTTTGATTCCTTTATAGCTACTCTCCCTGCCTTTCtgaaacctccctctctctctacagggtgTCATATGTCAGCTGTGAAGTCATTACAGACTATGATGTGTGTTAATGTGTCTGTGGAGTCCATCTGGTTAGTTGTAGTGTATTAATGCCACTTCCCAGATCCTCTTTCTCCACCAGTCTCCCTTTATCTGTGTGTTGGATCCTGGACACTTTCACTGATCTGAATCACTCATGTGGATTCTACCTTTCatgtcaccccccctctctccaggttTCTGTATGCTGAGTTGCTGAAGCACTGTGAAGGATCAGAGGACAGCATATTTGAGCCAGCTGAGGAGAACAAGCTCCGGATCAAACCTGACACCACCTTCCACCTCTATATCAGGTGGGCCTACGGAAGATGTCTCTTCCTCGCTGTTTGACCCTTCAACCCATGGCTCATTCTTCTCCACCTACTGTCTTCTCTCCCCTTTCCTTCTGTGCCCTGGAATTCAACTGGGCCACcaacccacccccacacacacgtgGTTCTAGGAGTTTGAGAAGCAAGCGTTTTTTTTTCTGCATAGAAAAGTCTTGGGCGGGCTGCTTAAGTGTTTTCGGGCCACTTATGTCAAAacagtaaaatatttttttttatgtttagaTAATGATTTCCGGGGTGGAAAAACGTTGTCAATGTAAACTTAagactaaaaccagatataaagtatgtagaaaagataatggggTTATATGTTCTATAATAAGATcttctttgagaactaacaatgaCCCAAATaacagctagacagtcagggggAATACAAAATTCCCCAAATGATGCACTCAGGAGGATTTTTGTCGTGGCATGGGGccacattgattttgttataacGTTTGAGTCCCTCAGTTCAAATAAGCCAtgaaaaaatgtgtagaattgaaaATTGTCACTGGCAAACGGGGGGCTCTAAAAATTAGTTGGCGACCCCGCCGTTGGCCACGCCCACCACCTAAGCCTcattttgatccagaaaaacccaGAAAGATACTTCTAGTTAATGAACTGCTCCTATCCACACacgtatatatatatctctctctctacctctctctcgctctacctctctctcgctctacctctctctcgctctatctctctacaccactctacccctctacctctctcgcgCTCTACCTCTCTCGCGCTCTACCTCTCTCGCGCTCTACCTCTCTCGCGCTCTACCTCTCTCGCGCTCTACCTCTCTCGCGCTCTACCTCTCTCGCGCTCTACCTCTACACCGCGCTCTACCTCTACACCGCGCTCTACCTCTACACCGCGCTCTACCTCTACACCGCGCTCTACCTCTACACCGCGCTCTACCTCTACACCGCGCTCTACCTCTACACCGCGCTCTACCTCTACACCGCGCTCTACCTCTACACCGCGCTCTACCTCTACACCGCGCTCTACCTCTACACCGCGCTCTACCTCTACACCGCGCTCTACCTCTACACCGCGCTCTACCTCTACACCGCGCTCTACCTCTACACCGCGCTCTACCTCTACACCGCGCTCTACCTCTACACCGCGCTCTACCTCTACACCGCGCTCTACCTCTACACCGCGCTCTACCTCTACACCGCGCTCTACCTCTCTCGCGCTCTACCTCTCTCGCGCTCTACCTCTCTCGCGCTCTACCTCTCTCGCGCTCTACCTCTCTCGCGCTCTACCTCTCTCGCGCTCTACCTCTCTCGCGCTCTACCTCTCTCGCGCTCTACCTCTCTCGCGCTCTACCTCTCTCGCGCTCTACCTCTCTCGCGCTCTACCTCTCTCGCGCTCTACCTCTCTCGCGCTCTACCTCTCTCGCGCTCTACCTCTCTCGCGCTCTACCTCTCTCGCGCTCTACCTCTCTCGCGCTCTACCTCTCTCGCGCTCTACCTCTCTACACCGCGCTCTACCTCTCTCGCGCTCTACCTCTCTACACCGCTCTCTCGCTTGGTCTCTACACCGCGctctac is part of the Salvelinus fontinalis isolate EN_2023a chromosome 6, ASM2944872v1, whole genome shotgun sequence genome and harbors:
- the LOC129857141 gene encoding double-stranded RNA-specific adenosine deaminase-like isoform X1; this translates as MSRGRGGPPIEHYHRPPLPQLQAKQQYYRAGPLGFHPRAPPQQAPHPNVHSYLGPVPPLVPPSAHSQPLYPSAPPPPGHSPALSQQSSCPSGPNSFRQQQVHFLRGQNTEAPQFRVSPRGAQSLGRGGPNGLYNESNQAQAGYSRYSQNSSRGRGGYSSERGRGNGRDFGYPPSRGPTGPRFWNQKQTSNQKQGFNRQWSLHADCADRPSFSEGFQSLSLDRERSYRGRVDRGDSFDKASVCSSNNSNNKSAPTFQPPDIREQVLQALADLSPGEKLQAKCLAKTLRCPKKFINQALYGLERDKKASKHGESPPEWTVYVEPQEEPESRDSDPESPRSLPREHSVESQERPSEEDCSHFLSVKEEDVVIAAEIQQVEAKGPEGDKEEDYYVESDSHSSSSESSESYRQHSQSQTQQPSINSSSNEELDLDLDESDMADCGSNQKELILQYLLEAGEATALVISKNLGLRGAKQVNPTLYAMEKQGDVSRNAEVTPHIWELSVHRRERMERSLKAERSAPAKVEGMGSGFQAVPPGLECLEANAEAEDESNGGQWATDDIPEFLNAISRDGGGTVAVSLAAPPPQNLRAKLQEVRTKNPVSGLMEFAQYQGHNCEFLLLDQSGPSHDPRFRMQVMLDGRLFPVAEASNKKVAKKDAAAATLRILLREIEGGGAEEGLTAGVDQAMDPTSDVPEVVEGPPQALSRSLPGGKNPVSMLMEYSQRTGNPIEFINTGQEGPPHDPRFMFRVKIGESLCAESSAPSKKAARQLAAEEAVKELMADGRLQLNKPQFPLCLSGDEGGFMPACPSLPPLTEEELRSAHEAGVGDLISHLNNNAVSGLLEYARARGFAAEIRLVGQSGPPHEPKFTYQAKLGGRWFPPVCASNKKQGKQEAADAALRVLIGEAEKAARTGELTPAELPLSGGTIHDQIAMLSHQRFNALTTRIQHSLLGRKILATIVMKRGEGLGTVVSLGTGNRCVKGEELSLKGDTVNDCHAEIISRRGFIRFLYAELLKHCEGSEDSIFEPAEENKLRIKPDTTFHLYISTAPCGDGALFDKSCSEDAGDGQGHQPLFENAKQGKLRTKVENGEGTIPVESSTIVPTWDGIQHGERLRTMSCSDKILRWNVLGLQGALLSNFLHPIYLASITLGYLYSHGHLTRAVCCRLARDGEAFSKSLPAPYTLNHPEVGRVSVYDSTRHTGKTKESSVNWSQPDHITVEVLDGTKGKLDGYAPRTTTRTRPSDLIHPHPDSSTSPKLDVSRVSKSNIFRQFRSLCQQYGRQDLLALPSYAQAKMAAMSFQVAKQQFFDALGSHGYGAWIGKPLEEKSFDEAAASDGHGAGSVANSNQGYNNNNSYGSTTTDYNSSQWGSSAYTQAM
- the LOC129857141 gene encoding double-stranded RNA-specific adenosine deaminase-like isoform X2 gives rise to the protein MSRGRGGPPIEHYHRPPLPQLQAKQQYYRAGPLGFHPRAPPQQAPHPNVHSYLGPVPPLVPPSAHSQPLYPSAPPPPGHSPALSQQSSCPSGPNSFRQQQVHFLRGQNTEAPQFRVSPRGAQSLGRGGPNGLYNESNQAQAGYSRYSQNSSRGRGGYSSERGRGNGRDFGYPPSRGPTGPRFWNQKQTSNQKQGFNRQWSLHADCADRPSFSEGFQSLSLDRERSYRGRVDRGDSFDKASVCSSNNSNNKSAPTFQPPDIREQVLQALADLSPGEKLQAKCLAKTLRCPKKFINQALYGLERDKKASKHGESPPEWTVYVEPQEEPESRDSDPESPRSLPREHSVESQERPSEEDCSHFLSVKEEDVVIAAEIQQVEAKGPEGDKEEDYYVESDSHSSSSESSESYRQHSQSQTQQPSINSSSNEELDLDLDESDMADCGSNQKELILQYLLEAGEATALVISKNLGLRGAKQVNPTLYAMEKQGDVSRNAEVTPHIWELSVHRRERMERSLKAERSAPAKVEGMGSGFQAVPPGLECLEANAEAEDESNGGQWATDDIPEFLNAISRDGGGTVAVSLAAPPPQNLRAKLQEVRTKNPVSGLMEFAQYQGHNCEFLLLDQSGPSHDPRFRMQVMLDGRLFPVAEASNKKVAKKDAAAATLRILLREIEGGGAEEGLTAGVDQAMDPTSDVPEVVEGPPQALSRSLPGGKNPVSMLMEYSQRTGNPIEFINTGQEGPPHDPRFMFRVKIGESLCAESSAPSKKAARQLAAEEAVKELMADGRLQLNKPQFPLCLSGDEGGFMPACPSLPPLTEEELRSAHEAGVGDLISHLNNNAVSGLLEYARARGFAAEIRLVGQSGPPHEPKFTYQAKLGGRWFPPVCASNKKQGKQEAADAALRVLIGEAEKAARTGELTPAELPLSGGTIHDQIAMLSHQRFNALTTRIQHSLLGRKILATIVMKRGEGLGTVVSLGTGNRCVKGEELSLKGDTVNDCHAEIISRRGFIRFLYAELLKHCEGSEDSIFEPAEENKLRIKPDTTFHLYISTAPCGDGALFDKSCSEDAGDGQGHQPLFENAKQGKLRTKVENGEGTIPVESSTIVPTWDGIQHGERLRTMSCSDKILRWNVLGLQGALLSNFLHPIYLASITLGYLYSHGHLTRAVCCRLARDGEAFSKSLPAPYTLNHPEVGRVSVYDSTRHTGKTKESSVNWSQPDHITVEVLDGTKGKLDGPKLDVSRVSKSNIFRQFRSLCQQYGRQDLLALPSYAQAKMAAMSFQVAKQQFFDALGSHGYGAWIGKPLEEKSFDEAAASDGHGAGSVANSNQGYNNNNSYGSTTTDYNSSQWGSSAYTQAM